Within the Desulfovibrio oxyclinae DSM 11498 genome, the region ATGGCCTCGTTGCCGAGGAGCAGGTGCGTATCGCCGGAAGCTTGGGTCAGCAGGGGGTTCGACATTGACTTTCTCCGTGCTTGATCCGTTTTACTTGTTGAGCTGCTGGAGCTTGTATTCAATGAAGTTCTTGTCGGCGGTGGGCTTTTCCATGAGCTTTTCCCACGCCGCAAGAGCGGCTTCATCCTTTCCGGCTGCCTCGGCTGCGAGAGCGAGTTGCCGGTAAACTGCGGCGGTGAAGGTCTCGGGAGCGTCCTCGGCGATTTCGTCGAGCACATCATATGCTTCCTGAGCCTTTCCGGACATGATAAGGGCCTTGGACTGACCGAGCGCGGCGATCAGCGCAACGGCGTCGTCGTCAGAGTCGGACAGGCGTCCATAATAGTCGGCGGCCTTTTCATGCAGATCATTCTTCATGCAGGTCTCAGCCAGTTCGAGGAGCACTGCCGGACGAACGGCGGAAGGGACGTCTTCGAGCATGGTTTCCAGTGCCGTGATGCGCGCTTCGCCCTTGTTTTCGAGCAGGATGGTGCCAAGGCGTTCCTGTGCGCTGCTCACTGCGCTGGCGCGCTGCCAGCGGATGCCGCCGATCACCAGTCCCAGCACCAGAATGGCACCGATGCCCATGAGGATCTGCTTCTTGTACTTGAGTGCCGTTTCAAAGGCCGGATGCATGCCGCCCGACGCATTTTGTTCAGAAGTGGAAAAATCGTTGCTCTGATTGGTTTCGTGTTCGCTCATGGGAGCCTGTTCCTCCGATTCGAAGATGGTATTGAACGCAAATTGAAAACGCGCCGGGAGTTGGGCTCCCGGACGCTCATTGCAAATAATCAAAATTGTAAAAACAGTCAAAGGGTAAATGATAAAAAAGTAAGCCTCAAATGCTGGCAGGCCTCGCCGAACATGGTAGATAGAGGGCATGCCTGTCTATAACCGCGTCGAAACCTGTTGAAAAAAGCCTGTTTAATCAAGCCTCCCGCATGTATAAGCACGAATGGAGGGCAAAGGCGTATTCCACAAATGACATGATGGTACATTTTTCGGCCCTGCACGCAGGATGCTTTGGCATGATTCTTTTGATGAAAGGTTCGGCTTGCAGCGAAGCAGGCGATTCTTTTGTTCGCAAATGAGTTTTCCTCCAAATCATATTCAGCACAGGTGAAAGCATACCGTATGATCCTCGGTTTGACAGCTGGGGGCAAGGGTGAATACATTCCCGTATTCCTTCAAGAATACAATGCATCGGAGGTTTTGCATGACCATACAGAATGAAATGACCGAAATGGGGCGCAAGGCGCGCAAGGCGTCCCGTACACTCGCCAACTCTTCCGGCAAGGCCAGGGCCGAAGCGCTCGACCGTCTTGCCGATCTGCTGGAGAGCGAGGCGGATGTGGTTCGCGAGGCCAACGCCAAAGATCTTCAGGCCGCCGAAGAGCGCGGTCTTGACAAGGCTCGCACGCAGCGCCTCACCATCAGCGACAAGGTGCTGAATTCCATGATCGCCGGCTGCAGGGAGGTCGCGGCCATGTCCGATCCGGTGGGGGAAATCGAGAACATGGTCAAGCGCCCCAACGGAATGCTTGTCGGGCGTATGCGCACGCCGCTTGGCGTCATCGCCATGATTTACGAGTCCCGCCCCAATGCCACGGTTGATGCAGGAATCCTTTGTCTCAAAGCAGGCAACGCCGTCATCCTGCGCGGCGGATCGGAAGCCTTTCATTCCAACAGTTGCCTCGTAAAGCTCATGCATCGTGCCCTGGAAGAGGCCGGACTGCCCAAGGATGCCGTGCAGGCACCCGCCACCACGGATCGCGAAGCCGTATCCGAACTGCTCAAGCTCGACGAATACATTGACGTGGTCATCCCGCGCGGCGGCGAAGGCCTCATCCGTGCCGTCACGCAACAGGCACGGATGCCGGTGCTCAAGCACTACAAAGGCGTCTGTCACATTTTTGTGGACGAAAGCGCGGATCTCGAAAAATCCCTGCCCATCGTCGAAAACGCCAAAATGCAGTATCCTAGCGGCTGCAACGCTCTGGAGTGCCTCCTTGTGCATCGCTCGGTAGCAAGGGATTTTCTGCCGAAAGTTGCCGAACAACTCGGCGGCAAAGGCGTGAAGTTCCGGGCCTGCCCCGAGAGTCTCCCGTTCATGGGCGAGAACGCCGAAGCCGCTAGCGATGAGGATTGGGGCAAGGAATATCTCGATCTGATAATGGCCGTTCGCGTTGTCTCCGATATGGAAGAGGCTATGGATTTCATTGATGAATACGGTTCCAATCATACCGAATCCATTCTCACCGAAAGCCAGTCGAATGCCATGCGGTTCATTAATGAAGTGGACGCTTCGCTGGTCGTATCCAACGCATCGACCCGCTTTAACGATGGCGGACAGCTCGGCCTCGGTGCCGAAATCGGCATCTCCACCTCGAAGCTGCATGCCTACGGCCCCATGGGCGTCAAGGAACTGACCTCTGCCAAATTCGTCCTGCTCGGCGATTGGCAGATTCGCGAATAAGCGCCCCCTCTCGACATTTACGGGCCGGTGCCATTTGTGGCATCGGTCCGTTTTTCACGTCTCAACGCTTGCCGCAAGATTCATGACGTATTATCCTGCAATTCTGAAGAGATCACACAAGGAGTCAGTACCATGAAGCTCGGCATTCTCGGAGGCACCTTCAACCCCCTCCACATAGGACACGTTCGCATGGCCATCGAAGCAAGAGAGGCCCTCGAACTCGACATGGTGGAGCTCGTCCCCACCGGCCAGCCCCCGCATAAAAATGCCAAACGGCTGCTGCCCTTCGAACTGCGCATGGAAATGGTCGAACGCTCCGTCAAGGATATTCCCGGACTCAACGGAAACCCCATAGAAGGTCAACGATCCGGACCGTCCTTCACCTGCGATACCCTTACCTGCTATCAGGAAGAAAAACCCGAATCGGAGCTGCACTTCATTATGGGTGCCGCCACTTTTCTCGAAATCCCGACCTGGAACCGCGGACTGGAGATCCCCTCCATGGCGAATCTCGCCGTCGTCAGCCGTTGGGATGCAGCAGACCGCGCAGAAGATTATATCAAACGTACCTGGCCCGAAGCCGAAAGCGTCTCGGAAAACGAATGGATCATGCCCACCGGCAACCATATCCGAATTATCGAAATCCCCAGACTGGACGTCAAAGCATCCTACCTGCGCGAGCGCTGGCTCAAACAAAGAAGCATCCATCTGCTCGTCCCCGATCAGGTAGAAGCGATGCTTGAAGAAAAACGACAGGAAGTCACTGACTGCTGGAACGATTAGGCCTTAGGCGAGCGGGACTGCCTTTTTGCCTCCGGCGGGCCTTTCAGGCGGACCAAAGGGGCGGGCCCCCTTTGGAATCCCTGAGTTGTCAGCGGGGTTGCAGCTGCTGGGTTCATGCGGCCGCTTAAGTCGCGTCCAAACTGCAACCCCGCTGACGGGGATTGGGGCAGTACGTCTTGGATGAACTGCTTGGAGTCGCCTGTACCGGTATATTCCTCACCCCTTAAAAATCGCCGTCAGCTCAGCCGCCAAGCCGCAAACAAATTGTGGCTTTCGGAAAGTCCCAAGCGCGGCTCGGCAACCCAAAAGATTTTGGAGATTCTTAAGAACCTTTTGCAAAAGGTTCTTGAGCCGCCGGAGGCAAAAAAAAAGCGGGGTGGACGCAATGCGTCCACCCCGCTTTTGAATAGCAGTCCAAATCCTATCCGCCGAAGCGTCCGTATAGCATCCGTGCCATGTTGTCCGGCAGGTTGGCGTTCCAGTGTCCGGTGGCATCTGCAATGAGGTAGCCTATGAGCAAAAGAGCGACGGTTCCGAGTGCGATGCTCCAGAAGGGGAGTTTCTTTTTGCCTGCGGTCACGGACAGGCAGCCGTCAACGGGGCAGGCTTCGATGCAGGCGGTGCAACCGATGCATTGGGTGGAGTTGACGGTCAGTTTGTCTTCTACGTTGATGGCTCCGGGGCAGGCCTTGGTGCATTTGCTACAGTGGATGCAGAGTTTTTTCTTCCGGTTGATGGAAAGCGGGCTGAGCAGCGAGACGAGTCCGAGCAGGGCGCCATAGGGACAGAGGTAGCGGCACCAGAAGTTTCTGATGACGACGCCGGCTATGGCGAGTGCGGTGAGGACGACGGCGGCTGTGGCGCTCATGTCGAGGAAAAATTGCATCATGCGTGCGTCGGCTGTCATGTTGTATGGTGAGCGCAGGAACTGCTCAATGGCTGGCAGCGGCATGGCCACGAAGGTCGTGTAGATAAAAAATCCGAGCAGGGCGTATTTGATGCTTCCGAGGGCACGGTCAGCCGGTTTTGGCGGGACTTTGTCAAGTCCGAGGTGGCTCCCGAGGGAAGAGAGGGTGTTGGAGATCAGGCCGATGGGGCAGATATAGCCACAGAAGCCTTTGCGAAAGAGCCATGCGATGAGCAGGGCGATGATCAGGAAGGCGAGTCCTGCCGGATGGATGGGATCCCAGTTGCCGCTCAGGAGCAGGCGCTTGAAGCTCATGAGGGCGCTGATCGGCAGAAACGCTTCCACGGAAGCGGGGCGGGCTGCTTCTGGGCTGTTTCCGGCGGCCCATTGTAAAAAGGCGTGAAAGCGCCAGCCGATGAAGAGACAGTATGCTGCGAAAGCGGATTGGATTATTCTTCGAAGTGTCGTGGGAGAGGGGGTGTTTATTTTCATGGCGGACCGACAGAATCAGAATGTCGGGGTTGCGTCAACCTTGTGCAATTATGTGCCGTTGCTGGATGGAAAGGGTGATCCATGGCCCTGTCCGAACGGACAAAAGCCCCCGGGCGGGGGCTTTTGGCGATGCGTCCATTCCGACGTGTCAGCCGATTTTGTCAGTCAGCGCACCCACGGGATTGAGTGCGGATGAAAGCACGCTTTTTTGAAAGCCGAAACTCTGGGACATGCGTTCCTGCATCGAGTTTCCGGCATTCATGGTGTCGAGGGTCCCGGAGACCACTGCGGCACCGAAGGTCTGTTTGTCGAACGGGGCGGGCCCCATCATGGAGCCGCCCGAATTGTTCAGGTAGTCCAGCGTCTTGCTGACGACCCGGGCACCGAACAACTGCTTGTCCTGATTCAGCCCGAGGCCGCCGTCAATCATTATGCTCATAGGCGGTGCCTCCTCCGGCCGCAGGACGGAATGGACGCTTATCCGTATGATCGGATTTTTTCGTGATATCTTTAGGTGGGGCTGATAAAAAGGATTCGAAGACAGGAAAAAGAGAGTTGTTTCAATGCCCGAAGTTTTTTTGATGATCGCTGCTGTGATAGCCGGTGGCGGTGCTGCGTGGTTGGTGGCCAAAAAAATGCGCACCGGATGCCCGCCGTGAATGTTGCTCTACGGAGGCATCGGCGCGGGATTCGCCGTATACTGGCTATTGAAAAGGCTCTTTTCGTAACGCCTATTCGGACTGTTTGGCCTCGTCCCAGAGTTGGTTCATGGCATCAAGGTCCATATCGTCCAAGGATTGGCCGCGTTCTTCGGCCATTTTTTCCATTTGAGCGAAGCGTCGTAGAAATTTCTGGTTGGCGAAATCGAGAGCCGCGTTGGCCTTGATGCCCTTACGGCGACCGAGTTCGACGAGGGTGAAAAGCAGGTCGCCGAACTCCTTTTCGGATGCGTCGGTGTCGCCGGCTTCAAGGGCTTGCTGCCATTCCGTCCATTCCGACTCGTATTGGCGCTGCACTTCTTCGTCGCTGTCCCATGTAAAGCCGTTGCGGGCAGCTTTGGAGTTGATGCGGTATGAGCGAAGCAGCGGCGGAAGCCCTTTGGGCAGGGAGTCGAATACGCCTTTGCTGCCTTCTGATTCCTTTTCCTGCTTCTTGGTCTTTTCCCAATTGTCCCAGAGCTGTTCCTGCGTGTCGAAGCGCTTTTTGCCGAAGACGTGCGGGTGGCGGCGGATCATCTTGGCGGCACTGTGCCGCAGGGCGTCAGACATGGAAAAATCGCCGCTCTGTTCGTGAAGGGTGTTCATGAAAAGGAGGATGAACAGGACGTCGCCCATCTCCTCCATGGTTTCCCGGGTGTCACCTGCTCGGATGCCTTCGATGAGTTCGAAGGTTTCTTCGGCAAGGTAGTCGCAGAGACTGGCAGGAGTCTGGTCCTTATCC harbors:
- a CDS encoding 4Fe-4S binding protein, with amino-acid sequence MKINTPSPTTLRRIIQSAFAAYCLFIGWRFHAFLQWAAGNSPEAARPASVEAFLPISALMSFKRLLLSGNWDPIHPAGLAFLIIALLIAWLFRKGFCGYICPIGLISNTLSSLGSHLGLDKVPPKPADRALGSIKYALLGFFIYTTFVAMPLPAIEQFLRSPYNMTADARMMQFFLDMSATAAVVLTALAIAGVVIRNFWCRYLCPYGALLGLVSLLSPLSINRKKKLCIHCSKCTKACPGAINVEDKLTVNSTQCIGCTACIEACPVDGCLSVTAGKKKLPFWSIALGTVALLLIGYLIADATGHWNANLPDNMARMLYGRFGG
- the mazG gene encoding nucleoside triphosphate pyrophosphohydrolase, whose translation is MSERTFDDGAEALAELRDVLNSLLGPEGCPWDKDQTPASLCDYLAEETFELIEGIRAGDTRETMEEMGDVLFILLFMNTLHEQSGDFSMSDALRHSAAKMIRRHPHVFGKKRFDTQEQLWDNWEKTKKQEKESEGSKGVFDSLPKGLPPLLRSYRINSKAARNGFTWDSDEEVQRQYESEWTEWQQALEAGDTDASEKEFGDLLFTLVELGRRKGIKANAALDFANQKFLRRFAQMEKMAEERGQSLDDMDLDAMNQLWDEAKQSE
- a CDS encoding glutamate-5-semialdehyde dehydrogenase, with the protein product MTIQNEMTEMGRKARKASRTLANSSGKARAEALDRLADLLESEADVVREANAKDLQAAEERGLDKARTQRLTISDKVLNSMIAGCREVAAMSDPVGEIENMVKRPNGMLVGRMRTPLGVIAMIYESRPNATVDAGILCLKAGNAVILRGGSEAFHSNSCLVKLMHRALEEAGLPKDAVQAPATTDREAVSELLKLDEYIDVVIPRGGEGLIRAVTQQARMPVLKHYKGVCHIFVDESADLEKSLPIVENAKMQYPSGCNALECLLVHRSVARDFLPKVAEQLGGKGVKFRACPESLPFMGENAEAASDEDWGKEYLDLIMAVRVVSDMEEAMDFIDEYGSNHTESILTESQSNAMRFINEVDASLVVSNASTRFNDGGQLGLGAEIGISTSKLHAYGPMGVKELTSAKFVLLGDWQIRE
- the nadD gene encoding nicotinate (nicotinamide) nucleotide adenylyltransferase, which gives rise to MKLGILGGTFNPLHIGHVRMAIEAREALELDMVELVPTGQPPHKNAKRLLPFELRMEMVERSVKDIPGLNGNPIEGQRSGPSFTCDTLTCYQEEKPESELHFIMGAATFLEIPTWNRGLEIPSMANLAVVSRWDAADRAEDYIKRTWPEAESVSENEWIMPTGNHIRIIEIPRLDVKASYLRERWLKQRSIHLLVPDQVEAMLEEKRQEVTDCWND